Proteins encoded in a region of the Cytobacillus pseudoceanisediminis genome:
- a CDS encoding DUF3889 domain-containing protein: MKKIIVSLMVLIALSEYIPIRALSVEAHAERPEPAYAKWGRLAMETAKKKYPKAKILDYLHIGRERRQTTDIEKFKLWIEDEGKEFGLYIDIEFDSKTDRVIRINTRRSAN, from the coding sequence ATGAAAAAAATAATTGTCAGCCTTATGGTTTTGATTGCTTTATCAGAATACATTCCCATTCGGGCATTGTCCGTAGAAGCGCATGCTGAAAGACCAGAACCAGCCTATGCTAAATGGGGCAGACTTGCTATGGAAACAGCAAAAAAGAAATATCCTAAAGCTAAAATTCTTGACTACTTGCATATCGGCAGAGAAAGGAGACAAACAACAGACATCGAAAAGTTCAAGCTATGGATAGAAGATGAGGGCAAAGAATTCGGTCTATACATTGATATTGAATTTGATTCAAAAACTGACAGAGTCATCAGGATCAATACGCGAAGATCAGCTAATTAA
- a CDS encoding HAD hydrolase-like protein — MNVLWDLDGTILDTWPTLVQAFIRISGKELNPHEVLMPLKNGTAYQKFNVSPDKIADFRQMEATFKHDEKPLFPYVREILEQNNVNVLVTHRNRQSTEELLEYWKLTSHFEEVICPEFDGFSLKPHPESYEYLHRRYHIDLAIGDQDTDLMPARQIGISTCAFRNPNPYADFAIDCYSKFEFENKKPGTL; from the coding sequence ATGAATGTTCTCTGGGATTTAGATGGCACCATTCTAGATACATGGCCCACATTGGTTCAGGCTTTTATTCGCATATCCGGTAAAGAGCTGAATCCTCATGAAGTACTTATGCCTCTTAAAAACGGGACAGCCTATCAGAAATTTAATGTTTCTCCGGATAAAATTGCGGATTTCCGTCAAATGGAAGCTACTTTTAAGCATGATGAGAAGCCATTATTCCCATATGTAAGGGAAATATTAGAGCAAAATAATGTAAACGTGCTGGTAACCCATCGGAACCGGCAATCAACTGAGGAGCTGCTCGAGTATTGGAAACTCACTTCCCATTTTGAAGAAGTTATCTGCCCTGAATTTGATGGTTTCTCCTTAAAGCCGCATCCGGAATCCTATGAATATCTTCATCGGCGTTATCATATTGATCTGGCCATTGGCGACCAGGATACAGATTTAATGCCTGCCAGACAGATCGGCATCAGCACCTGTGCATTCCGCAACCCTAACCCCTATGCAGACTTCGCGATTGATTGTTATTCAAAATTTGAATTTGAGAATAAGAAACCAGGGACTTTATAA